One genomic region from Oncorhynchus clarkii lewisi isolate Uvic-CL-2024 chromosome 21, UVic_Ocla_1.0, whole genome shotgun sequence encodes:
- the LOC139379067 gene encoding RNA-binding protein 4.1-like, whose amino-acid sequence MVKIFIGNLASGTTQDELRTLFSEYGKISECDIVKNFGFVHMKDKAEAEEAIKNLHHYELNGAQMNVEMSRGRPKSTTKLHVSNIPEGCTNEELKTKFEAYGPVVEADIVKDYAFVHMESVDDAMEAISGLDNTAFQGKLMSVQLSTSRLRTVPGMGAQTGCYVCGKQGHWSKDCPSGGQNGGSYSDRDDRPGGGPMRGRGRGFPRGFSRGGGGYPSGYGMPPRAAASDYMGGLGYSRASSYLGGPPPLSRRPSYGSAREYSADARDRYSGRLPSSYPERASAYERDHYSSVDYYEKYRARPYGSSYFEERRLGYIPPPPPPSSSLSRLSSSIDPYERRPLPPPSTAASYYLRDHSPIRRVAVASDSYGYERSRLSPVSSSRSSSYAVPRARDPYTDRARYAY is encoded by the exons ATGGTGAAAATCTTCATTGGCAATCTCGCCTCCGGCACCACGCAGGACGAGCTACGCACTCTCTTCTCCGAGTATGGAAAGATCTCTGAGTGTGATATTGTCAAGAACTTTGGCTTTGTGCACATGAAGGACAAAGCCGAAGCGGAGGAGGCCATCAAGAACCTCCACCACTATGAGCTCAACGGGGCTCAGATGAACGTGGAGATGAGCCGTGGCAGACCTAAGTCAACCACCAAGCTGCATGTCAGTAACATCCCAGAGGGTTGCACCAATGAGGAGCTGAAGACCAAGTTTGAGGCTTACGGCCCTGTGGTTGAGGCTGACATAGTGAAGGACTACGCCTTTGTCCACATGGAGTCTGTGGATGATGCCATGGAGGCCATCAGTGGGCTGGACAACACAGCCTTCCAAG GCAAGCTGATGAGCGTACAACTGTCCACCAGTCGCCTGCGCACGGTCCCGGGAATGGGAGCTCAAACCGGCTGCTATGTCTGTGGGAAACAGGGTCACTGGTCGAAAGACTGCCCTAGCGGCGGTCAGAATGGCGGTAGCTACAGTGACCGCGATGACCGACCCGGGGGTGGCCCAATGAGGGGCCGCGGCAGGGGCTTCCCACGGGGTTTCAGCAGGGGTGGCGGTGGATACCCTAGTGGCTACGGGATGCCCCCGAGGGCTGCGGCATCCGACTACATGGGCGGGCTAGGGTATAGCAGAGCGTCCAGTTACCTGGGGGGGCCTCCCCCTCTGAGCCGTAGGCCTAGCTATGGCTCTGCTCGGGAGTACAGCGCAGATGCCAGGGATCGGTACAGCGGCAGGCTTCCGAGCTCCTATCCTGAGAGGGCATCGGCCTACGAGCGAGACCACTACAGCAGCGTTGACTATTACGAGAAGTACAGAGCACGGCCATACGGCTCAAGCTATTTTGAAGAGCGCCGCCTCGGCTAtatcccacctccccctcccccctcttcctccctctcaagGCTCTCCTCTAGTATTGACCCGTACGAGCGCCGCCCGCTACCACCACCCTCGACGGCCGCCTCGTACTACTTGCGAGACCACAGCCCGATCAGACGAGTGGCCGTCGCCTCTGACAGCTATGGTTACGAGCGCTCGCGGCTGTCCCCGGTGTCGTCCTCCAGAAGCTCTTCGTATGCCGTCCCGCGGGCCAGGGACCCCTACACCGATCGGGCACGCTATGCTTACTGA